From a single Nothobranchius furzeri strain GRZ-AD chromosome 7, NfurGRZ-RIMD1, whole genome shotgun sequence genomic region:
- the LOC107383136 gene encoding uncharacterized protein, with product MPSAILLKPKPVEAVKNPVEKPKPVPGKASKRTEPEPRGSALRKSCAPSCRQRVQDRRDPTDPRGSSSKPNCSQRIRSSSTAPKPTEDGSRTSRTPRRASSCTRQAAADPKPLDPIGCSGQREQRGARTEPKVPVQNNKAFTVIPPNPKKRREIQKKAEAELAALEELRLSRAMSYVSINPSSVGGCLSLEEVRLKQQQEMMQAKRKPKLLEAGGGGDTCPDTMTSRQLLVMTGS from the exons ATGCCTTCAGCGATACTCCTCAAACCCAAACCGGTGGAAGCGGTCAAGAACCCGGTGGAGAAGCCCAAACCGGTACCGGGAAAAGCATCCAAAAGGACAGAACCCGAACCCAGAGGTTCCGCTCTGCGTAAAAGTTGCGCGCCAAGCTGCAGGCAGCGCGTGCAGGACCGGAGGGACCCAACCGACCCGCGGGGGTCAAGCTCCAAACCGAACTGCAGCCAGAGAATCAGGTCCAGTTCCACCGCTCCTAAACCCACAGAGGACGGATCCAGAACGAGCCGAACCCCCAGGAGAGCCTCCAGCTGCACAAGACAAGCTGCAGCCGACCCGAAACCGCTGGACCCGATCGGGTGTTCGGGACAGAGGGAGCAGCGGGGGGCCAGAACCGAGCCgaaggttccggtccagaa TAACAAAGCATTCACAGTCATCCCCCCAAACCCGAAGAAACGGAGAGAAATCCAGAAAA AGGCAGAGGCGGAGCTTGCTGCTCTGGAGGAGCTTCGTCTGAGCAGAGCGATGTCCTACGTGTCCATCAACCCCAGTAGTGTAG GAGGCTGTTTGAGTCTAGAGGAAGTTCGTctgaagcagcagcaggaaatgatgcAAGCGAAGAGGAAACCCAAACTGCTG GAAGCAGGTGGTGGAGGAGACACCTGTCCTGACACGATGACATCACGCCAACTTCTCGTCATGACTGGCAGCTGA
- the LOC107383137 gene encoding cullin-1 produces the protein MSSNRGQNPHGLKQIGLDQIWDDLRAGIQQVYTRQSMAKARYMELYTHVYNYCTSVHQSSQVRGPLAPAKPSKKSTTPGGAQFVGLELYKRLKEFLKNYLTSLLKDGEDLMDECVLKFYTQQWEDYRFSSKVLNGICAYLNRHWVRRECDEGRKGIYEIYSLALVTWRECLFRPLNKQVTNAVLKLIERERNGETINTRLISGVVQSYVELGLNEEDAFAKGPTLSVYKEYFECQFLTDTERFYTRESTEFLQQNPVTEYMKKAEARLLEEQRRVQVYLHESTQDELARKCEQVLIEKHLEIFHTEFQNLLDADKNEDLGRMYNLVSRITDGLGELKKLLETHIHNQGLAAIEKCGEAALNDPKVYVQTTLDVHKKYNALVMSAFNNDAGFVAALDKACGRFINNNAVTRMAQSSSKSPELLARYCDSLLKKSSKNPEEAELEDTLNQVMVVFKYIEDKDVFQKFYAKMLAKRLVHQNSASDDAEASMISKLKQACGFEYTSKLQRMFQDIGVSKDLNEQFKKHLSNSEPLDLDFSIQVLSSGSWPFQQSCTFALPSELERSYQRFTAFYASRHSGRKLTWLYHLSKGELVTNCFKNRYTLQASTFQMAILLQYNTEDSYTVQQLTDSTQIKTDILVQVLQILLKSKLLVLEDENANVDEVDFKPDTVIKLFLGYKNKKLRVNINVPMKTEQKQEQETTHKNIEEDRKLLIQAAIVRIMKMRKVLKHQQLLAEVLNQLSSRFKPRVPVIKKCIDILIEKEYLERVDGEKDTYSYLA, from the exons ATGTCGTCCAACAGGGGACAGAACCCTCATGGACTGAAACAGATCGGTCTGGACCAGATCTGGGATGACCTGCGGGCTGGAATCCAGCAGGTGTACACGCGGCAGAGCATGGCCAAGGCCCGCTACATGGAGCTCTACAC ACATGTATATAACTATTGCACCAGCGTCCACCAGTCCAGCCAGGTCAGAGGCCCCttggctccagccaagccctccaAGAAGTCCACCACCCCGGGAGGGGCTCAGTTTGTGGGGCTGGAGCTCTACAAGCGACTCAAAGAGTTCCTGAAGAACTACCTGACCAGCCTGCTGAAG GATGGCGAGGACCTGATGGACGAGTGTGTGCTGAAGTTCTACACCCAGCAGTGGGAGGACTACCGCTTCTCCAGTAAGGTCCTAAACGGGATCTGCGCCTACCTCAACCGCCACTGGGTCCGACGGGAGTGTGACGAGGGCCGCAAGGGCATCTACGAGATCTACTcg CTGGCTCTGGTCACGTGGAGGGAGTGTTTATTCCGACCGCTCAACAAACAG gtaACAAACGCCGTTCTGAAGCTGATCGAGCGCGAGCGGAACGGAGAGACCATCAACACCCGACTGATCAGCGGAGTCGTCCAGTCCTACG TGGAGTTGGGTCTGAACGAGGAGGACGCCTTCGCCAAAGGTCCCACGCTCTCCGTCTACAAGGAATACTTTGAGTGTCAGTTCCTCACCGACACGGAGCGCTTCTACACCCGGGAGAGCACCGAGTTCCTGCAGCAGAACCCGGTCACCGAGTACATGAAGAAG GCAGAGGCCCgtctcctggaggagcagcgCCGCGTTCAGGTCTACCTCCACGAGTCCACGCAGGACGAGCTGGCCCGGAAGTGCGAGCAGGTCCTCATCGAGAAGCACCTGGAGATCTTCCACACAGAGTTCCAGAACCTGCTGGATGCCGACAAGAACGAAG ATCTGGGTCGGATGTACAACCTGGTGTCGCGGATCACCGACGGTCTCGGAGAACTGAAGAAACTTCTGGAGACTCACATCCACAACCAGGGCCTGGCCGCCATCGAGAAGTGTGGAGAGGCTGCGCTCAAC GACCCAAAAGTTTATGTCCAGACGACCCTGGATGTCCATAAGAAGTACAACGCCCTCGTCATGTCCGCCTTCAACAATGATGCTGGCTTTGTGGCGGCCCTCGATAAG GCGTGCGGTCGCTTCATCAACAACAATGCCGTCACCAGGATGGCCCAGTCCTCCAGCAAGTCCCCAGAGCTGCTGGCCCGGTACTGCGACTCTCTGCTGAAGAAGAG CTCCAAAAACCCAGAGGAGGCAGAACTGGAGGACACGCTCAACCAAGTG ATGGTTGTGTTCAAGTACATCGAAGACAAAGATGTTTTCCAGAAGTTCTACGCTAAGATGTTGGCCAAGCGTCTGGTCCACCAGAACAGCGCCAGCGACGACGCCGAGGCCAGCATGATCTCCAAGCTTAAG CAAGCGTGCGGCTTCGAGTACACGTCCAAGCTGCAGCGCATGTTCCAGGACATCGGAGTCAGCAAAGACCTGAACGAGCAGTTTAAGAAACACCTCAGCAACTCGGAGCCTCTggact TGGACTTCAGCATCCAGGTTCTGAGTTCTGGATCGTGGCCGTTCCAGCAGTCGTGCACCTTCGCCCTTCCGTCGGAG CTGGAGCGAAGCTACCAGCGCTTCACCGCGTTTTACGCCAGCCGGCACAGCGGCAGGAAGCTCACCTGGCTGTATCACCTGTCCAAAGGAGAGCTGGTCACCAACTGCTTCAAGAACag GTACACGCTGCAGGCCTCCACCTTCCAGATGGCCATCCTGCTGCAGTACAACACGGAGGACAGCTACACGGTGCAGCAGCTGACCGACAGCACGCAGATCAAAACC GATATTCTGGTTCAGGTGCTGCAGATCCTGCTGAAGTCAAAGCTGCTG gttctggaggacgAGAACGCCAACGTGGACGAGGTGGACTTCAAACCGGACACGGTCATCAAACTCTTCCTAGGATACAAGAA TAAGAAGCTGAGGGTGAACATCAACGTCCCGATGAAGACGGAGCAGAAACAAGAGCAGGAGACCACCCACAAGAACATCGAGGAGGACAGGAAGCTCCTCATCCAG GCTGCCATTGTGAGGATCATGAAGATGAGGAAGGTCCTGAAGCATCAGCAGCTGCTGGCTGAAGTTCTGAACCAGCTGTCATCCCGATTCAAACCCAGAGTTCCCGTCATTAAG